In Thunnus thynnus chromosome 11, fThuThy2.1, whole genome shotgun sequence, the following proteins share a genomic window:
- the LOC137192508 gene encoding lactase/phlorizin hydrolase-like, translated as MKYLLCVASLYVLCLYGCWSSEENGQEDFMLVAGPLPKQLVSSSGSGVDDAFDCSHPIPPGSRHYFEYLQSRGVTHFKVLLSWAQLLPTGLPGQPQQAVVTCYQTLLKQLVEVGLQPLVVLHGSTVPEVLRSKYGGWESQELVEMFQQYAEFALQELGELAHTWVTLSDLDDVWHDEQTTDALSPLKNILQLNRNIYQLYHHRFPDKGE; from the coding sequence ATGAAGTACTTGTTATGTGTCGCTTCTCtgtatgttttgtgtctgtatggTTGCTGGAGCAGTGAGGAGAATGGACAGGAGGACTTCATGCTCGTTGCAGGCCCTCTCCCAAAGCAGCTAGTGAGCAGCTCAGGCAGCGGGGTGGATGATGCCTTTGACTGCAGTCATCCCATACCTCCAGGTTCTAGACATTACTTTGAGTACCTCCAGAGCAGAGGGGTGACCCACTTCAAAGTGCTGCTGTCATGGGCTCAGCTCCTACCTACAGGCCTCCCGGGGCAGCCCCAACAAGCTGTGGTCACCTGCTACCAGACCCTGCTGAAGCAGCTGGTGGAGGTGGGCCTTCAGCCTTTGGTTGTCCTTCATGGATCCACTGTGCCAGAAGTTCTGAGATCAAAGTATGGAGGCTGGGAGAGCCAGGAGCTGGTTGAGATGTTTCAACAGTATGCTGAGTTTGCCCTCCAAGAGCTTGGAGAACTGGCGCACACCTGGGTGACACTGAGTGACTTGGATGATGTTTGGCATGATGAGCAGACTACAGATGCTCTCAGTCCCCTGAAAAATATCCTCCAGCTCAACAGGAACATTTACCAGCTTTACCATCATCGGTTTCCTGATAAAGGTGAGTAA
- the LOC137192511 gene encoding lactase/phlorizin hydrolase-like → MSLLGKLLCLCLITVYGCKCQQIDKQHQAIFLAGPLTNEQVKGLNGKPSEGALLDSFDCRHPIPPGSRQYFEYLQSRGVTHFKVPLSWAQLLPTGLPGQPQQAVVTCYQTLLKQLVEVGLQPLVILHGSTVPEVLRSKYGGWESQELVEMFQKYSEFALREFGELADSWVTLSHLEELKDAELQNALIAHTSVYRRYHQVFPGRVSIAVKTSEVPNICDTQLLKYLDFLSIKIQYDCTTEGNLAEELQSVMC, encoded by the exons ATGTCCCTCCTGGGGAagcttctctgtctgtgtctgataACTGTGTACGGGTGCAAGTGCCAGCAAATTGATAAGCAACATCAGGCCATATTTCTTGCAGGTCCCTTGACCAACGAACAGGTGAAAGGCCTCAATGGTAAACCTTCTGAAGGGGCACTGCTGGACTCCTTTGACTGCAGGCATCCCATACCTCCAGGTTCTAGACAGTACTTTGAGTACCTCCAGAGCAGAGGGGTGACCCACTTCAAAGTGCCGCTGTCATGGGCTCAGCTCCTACCTACAGGCCTCCCGGGGCAGCCCCAACAAGCTGTGGTCACCTGCTACCAGACCCTGCTGAAGCAGCTGGTGGAGGTGGGCCTTCAGCCTTTGGTAATCCTTCATGGATCCACTGTGCCAGAAGTTCTGAGATCAAAGTATGGAGGCTGGGAGAGCCAGGAGCTGGTCGAGATGTTTCAGAAGTATTCAGAGTTTGCACTTAGAGAGTTTGGAGAGCTGGCAGACTCCTGGGTGACACTGAGCCACCTGGAGGAGCTGAAGGATGCTGAGCTACAAAACGCACTCATTGCACACACCAGTGTCTACCGCCGTTACCACCAAGTGTTTCCCGGGAGAG TATCCATTGCGGTAAAGACCAGTGAAGTCCCAAACATCTGTGACACTCAACTTCTG AAATATTTAGATTTCCTGTCTATTAAAATTCAATATGACTGCACCACTGAAGGAAACCTAGCTGAGGAACTTCAAAGTGTCATG TGCTGA
- the LOC137192421 gene encoding lactase/phlorizin hydrolase-like, which yields MVDLLGPSNIIPKSHSYQSDTTYNRKNIQTSSCSIPYCKTWTNFATMTSSERDAFLNETFPVDFQWATSSESFKVEGGWSEGGKGETIWDHFGHENKVFDNQTADLACDSYHKVEYDVYLLRGLHVNTYQFSISWARIFPSGHRGSQSERGAIYYDKLINALIESGIQPVVTLYHWDLPQTLQDHGGWTNTSIIEAFKDYADFCFSRFGDRVKSWNTFSSPWVVSHAGYGTGEHPPGVKDYVVASYRVTHNMLKSHAEAWHVYNNKYRTKQGGKVGIALNSDWAEPMDPSRPEDKAAADRYLQFMLGWFAHPIFVDGDYPATLKTQIEQKKNKCPHSEPAILPVFTAEESQRIHGTADFFGLNHYTSRLVSNSDGTCSPGPQGVGDFQAHVDPSWSSTASDWIYSTPWGLRRLLNYISTEYLNVTKVPIYITGNGMPTEYSGDTLNDKSRIEYMRSYINEALKAIHLDGVNVQRFTVQSLMDGFEGPQGYSERFGLHHVNFDSPDRPRTPKQSAYFYSKVIEKNGFPSKKQYLNTQGLKNTKSNKFSSIPPSTVPSQAKDVWRKFSSQTNFQRKLYHYGTFPQGFSWGVSSSAYQIEGGWNADGKGPSIWDTFTNKPGSIPANANGKVACDSYHRLEEDLYMLRALRVKSYRFSLSWSRIFPDGQRTSLNQKGVDYYNRLIDGLLAYNITPMVTLYHWDLPEALQNLGGWDNVGMIDIFNDFCDFCFATFGDRVKFWMTFNQPHTIAWSGYGLGQIPPNVKKPGTAPYKVAHNLIKAHAKAYHTYDDKYRKSQGGLLSIALNADWIEPIDVNVPREVLAADRALQFQLGWFAHPIFKNGDYPDAMKWQVGNKSELQDLSESRLPSFTEEEKSYIKGTADMFCVNHYTTKIARHLTARLSPQSYEYDQDLSEAEEGDSPTTAISNQRAVAWGLRRLLNWVKEEYGDPEIYITENGVATNTETTVDDTDRIFYYKTYVDEALKAHDLDGVKVKGYIATSLMDSFEWLNGYKVGFGLHHVDFTNPNRPRTPKRSAHYYYQVMKDNGFPLPDDEKILYGQFPTGFNWSTASASYQIEGSWRAHGKGLSIWDKFAHTPLRVGNNDNGDIACDSYNKIDEDVKVLKKLKVTHYRFSISWPRVLPDGTKSHINEAGLNYYHRLLDALLAANIQPQVTLYHWDLPLALQKVGGWENETIVQRFRDYADVLFSQFGSRVKFWITLNEPYIVANLGYGYGTFAPGIIGKQYIAAHNLIKAHAEAWHLYNDKYRATQGGLISITINSDWAEPQNPYKQEDVDAAERYLQFFIGWFAHPIFNGDYPDVMKTIIRERSLAAGLPESRLPEFTPEEIKRIKGTHDYFGFNHYTSVLAFPVDLGNQQDYEGDRGTGNSRDRTWIESGSFWLRITPFGFRKILKFIKDEYGNPPVYVTENGISERGAADLNDIHRTHYYENYINQALKALVLDGVDLRGYTAWSLMDNFEWAAGYSERFGLFYVNRSNPTLPRIPKNSASRYASIITCNGFPDPALGPHECLKPEPEATSTPTATTEVNSAGTTVPILPLNIVDFLGLELSPHDAEVALYVIFVFLLVSVLGIIFVVYWLQKAKKKLKSADVDSVKMERM from the exons ATGGTGGATCTGTTAGGTCCATCCAACATTATCCCAAAGAG TCATTCATATCAAAGTGATACCACctacaacagaaaaaatattcaaacatcatcatgttcCATACCCTACTGCAAAACTTGGACTAATTTTGCCACCATGACCTCATCTGAACGAGACGCCTTCCTGAATGAGACATTTCCTGTTGACTTCCAATGGGCCACCTCCAGTGAGTCCTTCAAGGTTGAAGGCGGCTGGTCAGAGGGTGGGAAGGGAGAGACCATTTGGGACCATTTTGGTCATGAAAACAAGGTTTTTGATAATCAGACAGCTGATCTAGCTTGTGACAGTTACCACAAGGTGGAATACGATGTCTATCTGCTGCGAGGTCTTCATGTCAACACCTACCAGTTTTCCATCTCCTGGGCCCGTATTTTCCCCTCGGGCCACAGgggcagccaatcagagagagGGGCCATCTACTACGACAAGCTGATCAATGCTCTCATTGAGTCGGGCATACAACCTGTTGTCACTCTCTACCACTGGGATCTACCACAGACACTCCAGGACCATGGTGGATGGACCAACACTTCCATCATTGAAGCCTTCAAGGACTATGCAGACTTCTGCTTCTCCAGGTTTGGAGACAGGGTCAAGAGCTGGAACACATTCAGTAGCCCCTGGGTGGTGAGCCATGCTGGGTATGGAACTGGTGAGCATCCCCCTGGTGTAAAGGACTATGTGGTTGCCTCCTATCGG GTCACTCACAATATGCTCAAGTCCCATGCTGAGGCCTGGCATGTCTACAATAACAAGTACAGGACAAAACAAGGGGGGAAAGTGGGCATTGCATTAAATTCTGACTGGGCTGAGCCCATGGACCCCTCCAGACCTGAAGATAAAGCAGCTGCAGATCGCTACCTGCAGTTCATGCTGGGCTGGTTTGCACATCCCATATTTGTAGATGGAGATTATCCTGCAACACTAAAGACTCAGATTgaacagaaaaagaacaagTGTCCCCACTCTGAGCCTGCCATCCTCCCTGTTTTCACTGCTGAAGAGAGCCAGAGGATACATGGAACAGCTGACTTCTTTGGATTAAACCACTATACCTCCCGGTTGGTCAGCAACAGTGATGGTACTTGCAGCCCTGGTCCTCAGGGGGTGGGTGACTTCCAGGCCCATGTGGACCCCTCATGGTCCTCTACAGCTTCTGACTGGATCTATTCTACACCTTGGGGACTGAGAAGGCTTCTAAACTACATTTCCACAGAGTACTTGAATGTTACCAAAGTGCCTATTTATATAACTGGGAATGGTATGCCGACAGAGTACAGTGGAGACACTCTCAATGACAAAAGCAGAATAGAGTACATGAGGAGTTACATCAATGAAGCACTGAAAG CTATACATTTGGATGGAGTAAATGTGCAGCGATTTACTGTCCAGTCACTCATGGATGGTTTTGAAGGTCCACAAGGCTATAGTGAACGTTTTGGATTGCACCATGTCAACTTTGATTCACCGGACAGGCCCAGGACTCCAAAGCAGTCTGCCTACTTTTACTCCAAAGTTATTGAGAAAAATGGCTTTCCTTCcaaaaaacagtatttaaataCACAAGGACTGAAAAATACAAAGTCAAACAAGTTTTCTTCAATCCCACCTTCCACAGTCCCATCCCAAGCCAAAGATGTTTGGAGGAAATTCTCAAGCCAAACTAATTTTCAGAGAAAACTCTACCATTACGGCACTTTCCCACAAGGCTTCAGCTGGGGAGTATCATCTTCAGCTTACCAGATTGAAGGTGGCTGGAATGCTGATGGGAAAGGGCCTAGCATCTGGGATACATTCACCAATAAACCTGGCAGTATCCCTGCTAATGCCAATGGAAAAGTGGCCTGTGACAGCTACCACAGACTTGAAGAGGACCTCTACATGCTGCGAGCTCTGAGGGTGAAGTCGTACAGATTCTCTTTGTCCTGGTCCAGGATCTTTCCTGATGGTCAGCGTACTTCCCTGAACCAGAAAGGAGTTGATTATTACAACAGACTCATTGATGGCCTGTTGGCGTACAACATTACCCCCATGGTGACACTCTACCACTGGGACCTCCCTGAGGCTTTGCAAAACCTTGGTGGCTGGGACAATGTAGGcatgattgacatttttaatgacttttgtgATTTCTGCTTTGCCACCTTTGGAGACAGAGTGAAATTTTGGATGACCTTCAACCAGCCTCACACGATTGCATGGTCAGGATATGGACTTGGACAGATTCCACCAAATGTTAAGAAGCCAGGAACTGCACCATACAAAGTGGCACACAACCTGATAAAAGCACACGCCAAAGCTTACCACACATATGATGATAAGTACCGCAAATCCCAAGGTGGTCTGCTATCCATTGCCCTCAATGCTGACTGGATTGAACCTATAGATGTCAATGTTCCCCGTGAAGTGTTGGCTGCTGATCGCGCTCTACAGTTCCAACTGGGTTGGTTTGCACACCCCATTTTCAAGAACGGTGACTATCCAGATGCAATGAAGTGGCAAGTTGGAAACAAGAGTGAACTCCAAGATCTTTCAGAGTCAAGACTACCTTCCTTtactgaagaagaaaagagctACATCAAGGGGACTGCTGACATGTTCTGTGTAAATCATTACACTACAAAGATTGCACGCCATCTTACAGCTCGGCTTTCCCCTCAGTCATATGAATATGATCAGGATTTGTCAGAAGCAGAGGAAGGTGATTCACCAACTACTGCTATCAGCAACCAGAGAGCTGTAGCATGGGGCTTGAGAAGACTCCTCAACTGGGTCAAGGAGGAGTATGGAGATCCAGAGATTTACATTACAGAGAATGGAGTAGCTACAAACACTGAGACCACAGTTGATGACACAGACAGAATATTTTACTACAAAACCTACGTTGATGAGGCTTTAAAGG ctcatGACCTTGATGGCGTGAAGGTGAAAGGATACATAGCAACATCTCTCATGGATTCTTTTGAGTGGCTTAATGGGTACAAAGTTGGATTTGGGCTGCACCACGTGGACTTCACTAACCCAAACCGGCCGAGGACACCCAAACGCTCAGCTCACTATTATTACCAAGTCATGAAGGACAATGGTTTCCCATTACCAGATGATGAGAAGATACTTTATGGACAGTTTCCCACAGGATTTAACTGGAGCACTGCCAGTGCCTCTTACCAG atTGAAGGGAGCTGGAGAGCCCATGGAAAAGGACTCAGTATCTGGGACAAATTTGCCCATACTCCTTTAAGAGTGGGCAACAATGACAATGGCGATATTGCTTGTGATAGTTATAACAAGATTGATGAAGATGTGAAGGTATTGAAGAAGCTGAAGGTGACCCACTATCGTTTCTCCATATCCTGGCCCAGGGTGCTTCCTGATGGCACCAAAAGTCACATCAATGAGGCCGGACTGAACTACTACCATAGATTACTGGATGCTTTGTTAGCTGCTAATATTCAGCCCCAG GTGACCCTTTACCACTGGGACCTTCCCCTGGCTCTGCAAAAAGTGGGGGGCTGGGAGAATGAGACCATTGTCCAAAGATTCAGAGATTATGCTGATGTTTTATTCAGCCAATTTGGAAGCAGAGTAAAGTTCTGGATCACTCTGAATGAACCCTACATCGTGGCCAACCTTGGCTATGGATATGGTACCTTTGCTCCAG GCATTATAGGTAAGCAGTATATTGCAGCTCACAACCTGATCAAGGCCCATGCTGAGGCCTGGCACCTTTACAACGACAAATACCGTGCAACGCAGGGTGGCCTCATCTCCATTACCATCAATTCTGACTGGGCGGAGCCACAGAATCCATACAAGCAAGAGGATGTGGACGCAGCCGAGCGCTACTTGCAG TTCTTTATTGGCTGGTTTGCCCATCCTATCTTCAACGGTGATTACCCTGAcgtaatgaaaacaatcattcgTGAAAGAAGCCTTGCTGCAGGTCTCCCTGAATCAAg GCTTCCTGAGTTCACTCCTGAGGAAATCAAGAGGATCAAAGGGACTCATGATTACTTTGGCTTCAACCATTACACATCAGTTCTGGCATTCCCCGTTGATCTTGGAAATCAGCAGGATTATGAAGGTGACAG GGGCACTGGAAACAGCCGGGACCGCACCTGGATTGAATCTGGCTCCTTCTGGCTAAGGATCACTCCATTTGGATTTAGGAAAATCCTCAAGTTTATCAAGGATGAGTATGGAAACCCGCCCGTCTATGTTACAGAGAATGGGATCTCAGAACGAGGAGCTGCGGACTTGAATGACATCCACAGAACGCACTACTATGAGAACTACATTAACCAGGCCCTGAAAG CCCTTGTTCTGGATGGAGTTGATCTAAGAGGCTACACAGCCTGGTCATTAATGGACAACTTTGAGTGGGCTGCTGGCTACTCTGAGCGATTTGGACTTTTCTACGTGAACCGCTCCAACCCCACTCTTCCTCGCATCCCTAAAAACTCAGCTTCTCGCTATGCCTCCATCATTACCTGCAATGGCTTCCCAGACCCGGCCCTCGGGCCCCATGAGTGTTTGAAGCCTGAACCTGAAG CTACTAGTACCCCTACTGCGACCACAGAAGTGAACTCTGCAGGTACAACTGTCCCTATTCTGCCTCTGAACATAGTGGACTTCTTGGGTCTGGAGCTTTCACCTCACGACGCTGAGGTGGCACTTTATGTCATCTTTGTATTTCTTCTTGTTAGTGTACTAGGTATCATCTTTGTTGTATATTGGCTCCAGAAAGCaaaaaagaagttaaagagCGCAGATGTGGATTCTGTTAAGATGGAGAGAATGTGA